A region from the Pseudonocardia petroleophila genome encodes:
- a CDS encoding Zn-ribbon domain-containing OB-fold protein has translation MAPAKPAPEPTALSALYWAAAARGELSAPWCEPCADWVFPPRPRCPRCGGSEMGWRPPATTGEVVTFSVVHQAAYEAYRDDQPYVVAIVALDGGPQLMTNLVDVPDPGAVAVGQRVELTFEARGGGGQVPQFRPVG, from the coding sequence ATGGCCCCCGCGAAGCCCGCCCCCGAACCCACCGCACTGTCGGCGCTCTACTGGGCCGCGGCGGCCCGCGGTGAGCTGTCCGCACCGTGGTGCGAGCCGTGCGCGGACTGGGTGTTCCCGCCACGGCCGCGCTGCCCGCGCTGCGGCGGCTCCGAGATGGGCTGGCGCCCCCCGGCCACCACCGGTGAGGTCGTCACGTTCTCGGTCGTGCACCAGGCCGCCTACGAGGCCTACCGCGACGACCAGCCCTACGTGGTGGCGATCGTCGCCCTCGACGGCGGGCCCCAGCTGATGACCAACCTCGTGGACGTGCCTGACCCTGGCGCGGTCGCGGTCGGGCAGCGGGTGGAGCTCACCTTCGAGGCGCGGGGCGGGGGCGGGCAGGTACCGCAGTTCCGCCCGGTGGGCTGA
- a CDS encoding thiolase family protein produces the protein MRNDPALAAVTEIRPGRYPELDELALHSAVISAFLDQWDVRPGDIDGVLAAPTGVLTEGGADVAVHEKVADELGIRPRFSQTMYAGGAGYALMVARAAEAIAAGRADAVLCISAGKFPKVGAASGEKIAKFVSHPEFEYPYGTYIPVLYALFAQRWMAETGATGEDLAAVAVAQRQWALLHPDAFMRDKGPLTVADVLGSRMIASPFHLYDCSVPLEGGAALLVTSGERARAVNERPAYLLGYGEVHMEGAVSMRSTFDTGGATDAARQAFAMSGLAPSEIDVAQLYDSFSSNPLMYLEECGLAGRGKAPELYRSGATAPGGSLPVNTYGGLMSFGHTGDASGMSMVVEGALQVMGRAGDRQAPRTSTALVHTHGGMLSEHATLILGDRAES, from the coding sequence GTGCGCAACGACCCGGCCCTGGCGGCCGTCACCGAGATCCGGCCCGGCCGCTATCCCGAGCTCGACGAGCTCGCCCTGCACTCCGCGGTGATCTCCGCGTTCCTCGACCAGTGGGACGTCCGCCCCGGTGACATCGACGGCGTGCTGGCCGCACCGACCGGGGTGCTCACCGAGGGCGGCGCGGACGTCGCGGTGCACGAGAAGGTCGCCGACGAGCTGGGCATCCGGCCCCGGTTCTCCCAGACGATGTACGCCGGTGGCGCGGGCTACGCGCTGATGGTCGCCCGCGCCGCCGAGGCCATCGCGGCCGGGCGCGCGGACGCCGTGCTGTGCATCTCCGCCGGCAAGTTCCCCAAGGTGGGCGCGGCCAGCGGTGAGAAGATCGCCAAGTTCGTCAGCCATCCGGAGTTCGAGTACCCCTACGGCACCTACATCCCGGTGCTCTACGCGCTGTTCGCGCAGCGCTGGATGGCCGAGACCGGCGCCACCGGGGAGGACCTGGCCGCGGTGGCGGTGGCCCAGCGGCAGTGGGCGCTGCTGCACCCGGACGCGTTCATGCGCGACAAGGGCCCGCTGACCGTCGCCGACGTGCTGGGCTCGCGGATGATCGCGAGCCCGTTCCACCTCTACGACTGCTCGGTGCCGCTGGAGGGAGGTGCCGCACTGTTGGTCACCAGCGGGGAGCGGGCACGCGCGGTCAACGAGCGCCCCGCCTACCTGCTGGGCTACGGGGAGGTGCACATGGAGGGTGCGGTCAGCATGCGGTCGACCTTCGACACCGGCGGCGCGACGGACGCGGCCCGGCAGGCCTTCGCGATGTCCGGACTGGCCCCCTCGGAGATCGACGTCGCCCAGCTCTACGACTCCTTCTCCTCGAACCCGCTGATGTACCTGGAGGAATGCGGTCTCGCCGGGCGGGGCAAGGCTCCCGAGCTCTACCGCAGCGGCGCCACCGCGCCCGGAGGGTCGCTGCCGGTCAACACGTACGGAGGGTTGATGTCGTTCGGGCACACCGGGGACGCGTCCGGGATGAGCATGGTCGTCGAGGGCGCGCTGCAGGTGATGGGGCGTGCCGGGGACCGCCAGGCCCCGAGGACGTCCACGGCGCTCGTGCACACCCACGGCGGGATGCTCTCCGAGCACGCCACGCTGATCCTCGGCGACCGGGCGGAGTCCTGA
- a CDS encoding aromatic-ring-hydroxylating dioxygenase subunit beta yields the protein MTGSVLDVSPDAAQAFVYREARLLDERRYDDWLGLWADDRDVLYWVPAGDDHDGTGVISYVYDNGRRMNTRVRQLLTGERYSQVPFSRTVRIVSGVEREHAGPGAVTVHAAFALHEFRMDRTHVWAGRLEFDLVDPAGDGGLRMTRKKVLLVDRTGAVPSMAFLL from the coding sequence ATGACCGGCTCGGTGCTCGACGTCTCACCGGACGCGGCGCAGGCGTTCGTCTACCGGGAGGCCCGGCTGCTCGACGAGCGCCGCTACGACGACTGGCTCGGGCTGTGGGCGGACGACCGCGACGTCCTGTACTGGGTCCCCGCCGGGGACGACCACGACGGGACCGGCGTCATCTCCTACGTCTACGACAACGGCCGCCGGATGAACACCCGGGTGCGGCAGCTGCTGACCGGTGAGCGCTACTCGCAGGTGCCGTTCTCCCGGACGGTGCGCATCGTCTCCGGTGTCGAGCGCGAGCACGCCGGGCCGGGAGCCGTCACCGTGCACGCCGCGTTCGCGCTGCACGAGTTCCGGATGGACCGCACGCACGTCTGGGCCGGGCGGCTCGAGTTCGACCTGGTGGACCCGGCCGGTGACGGCGGGCTGCGGATGACCCGCAAGAAGGTGCTGCTCGTGGACCGCACCGGAGCCGTCCCGTCGATGGCGTTCCTGCTCTGA
- a CDS encoding class I adenylate-forming enzyme family protein — translation MTGATGPAGAAGPVLAGELLAGWARRAPHKTAVREDGRSLTWAELDAQVGALASGMAALGVAPGDAVGMLARDRLEVFVHYLACLRLGAVRVGINARFAAREVLHVVRDCDARMVVVEAALADLLGGEERALRAEGRLLVSLTPGDPAAPRLADFDASFGELSAGPALDLPAPRPGDLALISYTSGTTGMPKGVLVSQAAVAAVLVHTVLMTGLGPDDVWFQATSLAWIASLLALLGLVNGMTVVLPGGPGGFDAAHFLHTVGRHRVTGTVLAPVMIRRVLDELDHGDGGSHDLSSFRTLVYGSSPAPPALLHRVHAALPATALVQIYGITECSGGWVTVLTHADHLRGLGGEPGLLTSCGRPGPWVDVAVTDDDGREVARGESGEVRLRSPMNCLGYHRLPELTAGLLDGEWIRTHDIGRMDDEGYLYLTDRKNFMIITGGMNVYPSVVENVLAQHPDVADVAVVGAAHEEWGEAVVAIVEARRGATPDPAGLLTFCRERLGAFQVPKHVAVVDALPRGVTGKVLKPTIIADLAEHPERLPWHRTAAVGTR, via the coding sequence GTGACCGGCGCGACGGGCCCGGCGGGGGCCGCCGGGCCGGTGCTGGCCGGGGAACTGCTGGCCGGGTGGGCCCGCCGGGCCCCGCACAAGACCGCCGTGCGCGAGGACGGCCGCTCGCTGACCTGGGCCGAGCTCGACGCGCAGGTCGGCGCGCTCGCGTCGGGGATGGCTGCGCTGGGCGTCGCGCCGGGCGACGCGGTCGGGATGCTGGCGCGTGACCGGCTCGAGGTGTTCGTGCACTACCTGGCCTGCCTGCGCCTGGGCGCGGTCCGGGTCGGGATCAACGCCCGTTTCGCCGCCCGGGAGGTGCTGCACGTCGTGCGCGACTGCGACGCCCGGATGGTGGTGGTCGAGGCCGCGCTGGCGGACCTGCTCGGCGGCGAGGAGCGCGCGTTGCGCGCGGAGGGCCGGCTGCTGGTCTCCCTGACCCCTGGGGACCCGGCCGCGCCGCGCCTCGCGGACTTCGACGCCTCCTTCGGCGAGCTGTCCGCCGGCCCGGCGCTGGACCTGCCCGCGCCGCGCCCCGGCGACCTGGCGCTGATCAGCTACACCTCCGGCACCACCGGCATGCCGAAGGGTGTGCTGGTGAGCCAGGCCGCGGTCGCCGCGGTGCTGGTGCACACCGTCCTGATGACCGGCCTGGGTCCGGACGACGTGTGGTTCCAGGCCACCTCGCTGGCCTGGATCGCCAGCCTGCTCGCGTTGCTCGGGCTGGTGAACGGGATGACGGTGGTGCTGCCCGGCGGGCCGGGCGGCTTCGACGCCGCGCACTTCCTGCACACCGTGGGGCGGCACCGGGTCACCGGCACGGTGCTGGCCCCGGTGATGATCCGCCGCGTGCTCGACGAGCTCGACCACGGTGACGGTGGGAGCCACGACCTGTCGAGCTTCCGGACCCTGGTCTACGGCTCCTCGCCCGCTCCCCCGGCGCTGCTGCACCGGGTGCACGCCGCGCTGCCCGCCACGGCGCTGGTGCAGATCTACGGCATCACCGAGTGCTCGGGCGGCTGGGTCACCGTGCTCACCCACGCCGACCACCTGCGCGGGCTCGGGGGCGAGCCGGGCCTGCTGACGTCCTGCGGCCGGCCCGGACCCTGGGTCGACGTCGCGGTGACCGACGACGACGGCCGCGAGGTGGCCCGCGGTGAGAGCGGTGAGGTCCGGCTGCGGTCCCCGATGAACTGCCTGGGCTACCACCGGCTTCCCGAGCTCACCGCCGGGCTACTGGACGGTGAGTGGATCCGCACCCACGACATCGGCCGGATGGACGACGAGGGTTACCTCTACCTCACCGACCGCAAGAACTTCATGATCATTACAGGTGGGATGAACGTGTACCCGAGCGTGGTGGAGAACGTGCTGGCCCAGCACCCCGACGTGGCCGACGTCGCGGTGGTCGGCGCCGCGCACGAGGAGTGGGGCGAGGCCGTGGTCGCGATCGTCGAGGCCCGACGGGGCGCCACCCCGGACCCGGCCGGGCTGCTGACCTTCTGCCGGGAGCGGCTCGGCGCGTTCCAGGTGCCCAAGCACGTCGCGGTCGTCGACGCGCTGCCCCGCGGAGTCACCGGCAAGGTGCTCAAGCCGACCATCATCGCCGACCTGGCGGAGCATCCCGAACGCCTTCCCTGGCACCGCACCGCCGCGGTGGGAACGCGATGA